The Prochlorococcus sp. MIT 0603 genome includes a region encoding these proteins:
- a CDS encoding DUF3611 family protein produces MADQPDFPSIALGMRRIGWIRFWVQTVLGVVVVGVLLFNNVGSSLARNSEKALGLGPGLSLTSLAFLLLLYSLWQGWLIVLTGRAINTPARPSRAETSRLLKRGLIIDLLGLIFSSIGYQSLAGALFVQASMQAPGISIGAGVRAMENYPITSLEMLSVLSNTQVLFAHLLGLIFSLWLLQRIYRPR; encoded by the coding sequence ATGGCTGACCAGCCAGATTTCCCCTCTATAGCCTTAGGGATGAGGCGTATTGGTTGGATACGCTTTTGGGTCCAGACAGTTCTTGGAGTTGTTGTTGTTGGTGTGTTGCTGTTTAACAATGTAGGAAGCAGCTTGGCTAGAAACTCTGAAAAAGCATTGGGCTTAGGACCAGGTTTGTCCCTTACCAGTTTGGCTTTTCTTTTATTGTTATACAGCCTTTGGCAGGGATGGTTGATAGTACTAACAGGAAGAGCCATTAATACCCCTGCTCGTCCTAGCAGAGCTGAGACTAGTCGGTTGTTAAAAAGAGGCCTCATAATTGATTTATTGGGATTAATATTTTCTTCAATTGGGTATCAATCATTAGCAGGGGCTCTTTTTGTTCAAGCTTCTATGCAAGCACCTGGTATTTCTATAGGGGCAGGTGTGAGAGCAATGGAGAATTATCCAATTACTTCTTTGGAAATGCTTTCAGTTTTAAGTAACACACAGGTTTTATTTGCACATTTGCTTGGATTGATTTTTTCCCTCTGGTTGCTTCAAAGAATCTATCGGCCTAGATAA
- a CDS encoding bifunctional riboflavin kinase/FAD synthetase, with product MISLCSPLQASLPTALALGSFDGLHAGHQSVIKRITTTKLGIPTVVSFWPHPREVLYGESRLRLDLPSEKAALLEPLGVKQLVLVPFDRLLASLTAEEFFEQILLNQLQAKQIAIGANFRFGKDREGDNSTLIKLGKRSNVEIIVVEIIEDSKGRMSSSRIRSALKAGDLKTTNNLLGRPYVFRGAVVQGKGIGKEIGWPTANLQVDARKLLPSPGVYAVLAKEVNNEDFIPAVMNLGSQPTIDPRAPSATEVHFLNQNIDLKGKELIVKPVERIRDQKKFPTLDDLSNQIKLDAKMAISILT from the coding sequence TTGATATCACTCTGTTCTCCACTTCAGGCAAGCCTCCCTACAGCTTTGGCTTTAGGAAGTTTTGATGGTCTTCATGCTGGCCATCAAAGTGTTATTAAAAGAATAACAACGACAAAACTTGGAATTCCAACAGTTGTAAGCTTCTGGCCTCATCCTCGTGAGGTTCTTTATGGCGAGTCCAGACTTCGTCTAGACTTGCCATCCGAGAAAGCTGCATTGCTTGAGCCTTTAGGGGTCAAACAATTGGTTTTAGTACCATTTGATCGTTTATTAGCATCTTTAACTGCAGAAGAATTTTTTGAGCAAATTCTTTTAAATCAATTGCAAGCAAAACAAATTGCAATAGGAGCAAATTTTAGATTTGGAAAAGATAGAGAAGGAGATAACTCGACTTTGATTAAATTAGGGAAGCGATCAAACGTAGAAATAATCGTAGTAGAAATAATTGAAGATAGTAAAGGGAGAATGAGTAGCAGCAGAATTAGATCAGCCCTAAAAGCAGGTGATTTAAAAACAACAAACAATCTTTTAGGTAGACCTTATGTTTTTCGAGGTGCTGTTGTTCAAGGAAAGGGTATTGGCAAAGAAATAGGTTGGCCAACAGCAAATCTTCAAGTTGATGCTCGCAAGCTTCTTCCAAGTCCAGGAGTTTATGCAGTTTTAGCCAAAGAGGTTAATAACGAAGATTTCATTCCAGCAGTAATGAATCTAGGATCACAACCAACAATTGATCCAAGAGCCCCCTCTGCAACAGAGGTCCATTTTTTAAATCAGAATATTGATTTGAAAGGCAAAGAATTAATAGTTAAACCTGTCGAACGGATAAGAGATCAAAAGAAGTTCCCCACCTTAGATGATTTAAGTAATCAAATTAAATTAGACGCAAAGATGGCTATTTCAATATTGACTTAG